In the Juglans microcarpa x Juglans regia isolate MS1-56 chromosome 6D, Jm3101_v1.0, whole genome shotgun sequence genome, one interval contains:
- the LOC121268792 gene encoding homeobox protein BEL1 homolog encodes MVSSAGFCYSDVSSNPNIQTHLVNQIQGFGSNQEMFNLTTGMDMIGISKNLHGQQSDSDSVMWKGFFGKSQSHPGPSSSKTINESTSDFYQHEFNKPDFTTGISETSSENLIVAAQESGAWQENRLLVDDSSLRCVFPCEGNERPSQGLSLSLCSSNPSTIGVQSFELRHSNHHRQDQQDDMRFVASSSRDGFYGKSSNIQQQQIMQDGSLGKASNLHQEQFQLRNSKYLAPAQELLNEFCSLGAKQTDPLKQKPHKAKKWEEDNGSSSSRKQALHSIEYMELQKRKAKLLSMLEEVERRYRHYCNQMKAVVSSFEAVAGHGAATVYSALASKAMSRHFRCLKDGIVGQIQATKRAMGEKDTAAPGTTRGETPRLRILDQTLRQQRAFQQMNMMESHPWRPQRGLPERSVSVLRAWLFEHFLHPYPSDVDKHILARQTGLSRSQVSNWFINARVRLWKPMVEDMYVEETKEQDNNLTSSDGVTDLDENGRQNQNPLRTRIEDQKPTQDQLVRIDSECLSSIISNNPDKNHSKSSTKAFQNHHIHMHQQHGFGRVAEAYGAMELDFSSYNQHPAGAVSYANNSATQNINSGGVSLTLGLQQHGGSGVSLAFSPASQSSLFYARDHIDECQTVQYSLLDSEGQNLPYRNLMGAQLLHDLAG; translated from the exons ATGGTTTCTTCAGCTGGCTTTTGTTACTCGGATGTTTCTAGTAACCCGAACATTCAGACTCATCTGGTGAACCAGATCCAAGGCTTTGGGTCCAACCAAGAGATGTTCAACTTGACCACTGGCATGGATATGATAGGGATTTCAAAGAATCTACACGGCCAACAGAGTGACAGTGACTCAGTCATGTGGAAAGGGTTCTTTGGAAAGTCTCAAAGCCACCCTGGTCCATCCTCTTCAAAGACGATCAACGAGTCTACGAGTGATTTTTATCAGCATGAGTTCAATAAGCCTGATTTCACAACTGGTATTTCTGAAACAAGTAGCGAGAACCTAATAGTTGCAGCACAAGAATCTGGAGCTTGGCAGGAGAATAGACTGCTCGTCGATGATTCTTCTTTGAGATGTGTGTTTCCTtgtgaaggaaatgaaaggCCAAGTCAAGgtctttcactctctctttgtTCAAGCAATCCCTCAACTATAGGGGTACAATCCTTTGAGCTAAGGCACAGTAATCATCACCGTCAAGACCAACAAGATGATATGAGGTTTGTTGCTTCAAGTTCTAGAGATGGGTTTTACGGAAAATCATCCAACATCCAACAGCAACAAATAATGCAAGATGGGTCATTGGGAAAAGCTTCAAATCTTCATCAAGAGCAGTTCCAGCTCAGGAACTCAAAGTATTTGGCCCCTGCACAGGAACTTCTGAATGAGTTCTGTAGCCTTGGAGCAAAGCAAACTGATCCACTGAAGCAAAAGCCCCACAAGGCCAAGAAGTGGGAAGAGGATAATGGCAGTAGTTCTTCCAGAAAGCAGGCTCTTCACTCCATCGAATACATGGAATTGCAGAAAAGAAAGGCAAAATTGCTTTCAATGCTGGAAGag GTGGAAAGAAGGTACAGGCACTATTGTAATCAAATGAAGGCAGTGGTGTCGTCTTTCGAAGCCGTGGCTGGCCACGGGGCAGCGACGGTCTACTCTGCGTTGGCTTCAAAAGCCATGTCAAGGCATTTTAGATGTTTGAAAGATGGGATTGTGGGTCAGATTCAGGCAACCAAGAGAGCCATGGGTGAAAAGGATACTGCTGCACCCGGCACAACCAGAGGCGAAACACCAAGGCTTAGGATTCTTGACCAAACACTGAGGCAACAGAGGGCGTTTCAGCAAATGAACATGATGGAGAGCCATCCATGGAGACCCCAACGCGGCCTTCCCGAGCGATCCGTTTCTGTTCTTCGAGCGTGGCTTTTTGAGCATTTTCTCCACCC GTACCCAAGCGATGTTGATAAACATATCTTAGCCCGCCAAACTGGTCTCTCAAGAAGCCAG GTATCCAATTGGTTCATTAATGCGAGGGTGAGACTGTGGAAACCCATGGTTGAAGATATGTACGTAGAGGAGACAAAAGAGCAAGACAACAACTTGACTTCCTCGGATGGAGTTACAGATCTTGATGAGAACGGCCGGCAAAATCAAAACCCGCTTCGAACACGCATTGAGGATCAAAAACCTACCCAGGACCAACTTGTCCGAATAGACTCTGAGTGCCTCTCATCCATCATCAGCAATAACCCGGACAAAAATCACTCTAAAAGCAGTACTAAAGCCTTTCAAAACCACCATATCCACATGCACCAACAACACGGTTTCGGGCGTGTCGCCGAGGCATATGGGGCGATGGAGCTGGACTTTTCATCTTATAATCAACACCCGGCTGGTGCGGTGTCTTATGCCAATAACAGTGCTACTCAGAATATAAACAGTGGTGGTGTGTCTTTGACATTAGGGTTGCAGCAGCATGGTGGGAGTGGGGTGAGCTTGGCCTTCTCGCCTGCCTCGCAAAGTTCTCTGTTTTATGCTAGAGACCACATTGATGAATGCCAAACAGTTCAGTACTCGCTTCTTGATAGCGAAGGACAGAATCTCCCGTACAGAAATTTGATGGGAGCGCAGCTGCTCCACGACTTGGCTGGATAG